TTCATAAAAAGAAAGGATTAGATATTTTAGTTGATGCATTTAAAGATTTAATAAATTTTGACAATGATTTGTCCTTAGTAATTGCTGGTCCTGATAATGGAGGATATGAAAAGTTTATAAAAGCAAAATTAAATAATTATGGATTAAGTAAAAAAGTTTTATTTACAGGTTTAATTAGAGGTAAAGAAAAGCTAGCTGCTTTTGTTGATGCTAATTTATTTATTCTTTCTTCTTATTCTGAAAATTTTGGCATGAGTGTTATTGAAGCAATGGCATGTGGAACGCCGGTAATTGTATCTAACAAAGTAGGAATTTATAAAGATATTCAAGATGCAAATGCCGGCTATGTTGTTACAACTAATGCTAATAGTGTTGCTAGTGGTATAAAAAAACTATTAAGTGATAATGCTTTATGTACTGTGCTTTCAACAAATGGTAAAAAATTATTGAAAGATAAGTATGATATTGAAATGGTTTCTAAAATGATGATAAATGCATATGAGGATATTATGAAAAGATGAAACTTCCAATATCAGTAATTGTTTTAACCTTTAATGAAGAAAAAAATATTGAGGCTTGTTTAAAAAGTGTAAAAGATTTTGTAGAAGAGATATTTGTTGTTGATTCATTTTCAACTGATAAAACATTAGGGATTGTAAAGAAATATACAAATAATATTTTTCAACATGAATTTAAAAACTATGGAAAACAAAGAAACTGGGCGCTAAAAAATTTACCAATTAAAACAAGATGGGTGCTGAATCTAGATGCGGATCATAGATGTACAAATGAATTAAAAAAAGAAGTTGCTAAATTATTTGCAAGTAATGAAGTTAATAATTGGGATGGTTTTTTAATTTCCAGAAAAACAATATTTATGGGAAAGTGGATAAAGCATGGAGGGCATTATCCTGTCTATCAGCCAATTTTATTTAAATTAAGTCATGGGTCTTGTGAAGAACACAGATATAATCAACATCTGTATGTTAAAGGAAAAGTAAAAAAAATCAAAGGTGATATTGAAGATATTGTTTCAGATGATTTAGCTAGTTTTACTTTTAGGCATAACAGATGGTCAACAGATGATGCTATTGATCAATTATTAGGTGAAGATCAAGTAAATAGCAAAACAGGTGTAAAGCAAAACTTATTTGGAAATCCAATGGAAAGAAGGAGATTCTTTAGAAGTATTTATATGCATATGCCACTTCTTGTTAAGCCTTTTATTTATTTTTTTTATAGATATTTTATTAAACTTGGTTTTTTGGATGGAAAAGAAGGGATTATATTCCATACATTGCAAGGGTTTTGGTATCAGTTTTTAGTAGATGCCAAGATTTATGAGCAAAAAATAAAGAGGTAAAAATATGTGTGGAATTGTAGGGATTATAGGTTCGTCTACTATAGAAAGTGATTTTAATGAAATTACTGATCTCTTACAACATAGAGGTCCGGATGATAGAGGAACAGTAGTTTTAGACAAAAAAGTTTTTTTAGGACACAGAAGACTTTCAGTAATTGATTTAAGCTTAAATGCTAGACAGCCCATGTCTAATGAAGATAAGAGTATCTGGATTACATATAATGGGGAAGTTTATAATTTTCTAGAACTTCGCAGGAACTTGCAAGATATTGGTTGTAAGTTTAAATCAAAATCTGATACTGAAGTAATACTTAAGCTTTATGAAACAAAAGGAGAAAGTTGTGTAAATGATTTAAATGGAATGTTTGCATTTGCAGTTTATGATAGCAGGAAAAATCAAATTTTTATTGCGCGTGATAGGCTTGGAATAAAACCTTTATACTATGCAAATTACAATGGAAACCTAGTCTTTGCTTCAGAAATTAAAGCAATTCTTGCTACAAATCTTATCCCAAAAGAAATAAACTGGCAGTCTGTTTATAATTATTTTTCATTTTCATTTGTGCCAAATCCAGCTACTGCATTTAAAAATATTAAACAACTTCCTCCAGCACATTATCTTACTTTTAATTTAGTAAAAAATGAATTAAATATTCAAAAATATTGGGAGCCATTTAGTGAAATAAAAAATAATTATAGTTATTTTGAACTAAAAGAAAGACTTAGGTTTTATTTAGAAGATTCAGTTAAAATGCAGCTTGTAAGCGATGTTCCACTAGGTGTATTTTTAAGTGGGGGGATTGACTCAACCATATTAGCAGCCTTAGCTACAAAACATTCTTTAAAAAAACTTAAAACATTTACTGTTACTTTTCCTCAGGAAGAATTAGTTCAATATGATGAAAGTAAAAGAGCTAAGTATGTAAGTGAATTTTTTAACTCAGAACATTTAGAACTTCCTGTTGAGTCTACTAAGTCTGAAGAAATCACTGAACTTATTTCTTGTTTTGATCAACCTTTTGGAAATCCTACTTTTTATCTTTCATATTTAATATCAAAATTAACTAAGGAGCATGTAACAGTTACATTAACTGGTGTTGGTGGAGATGAATTGTTTGGCGGGTATTCAAGATACAAAGTTTTAAGATTTGCAAAATTAATAAATTCTTTTCCTGATTTATTTACTAATGTTGCTTTAAAGATGTGTGATTTGATTCCACGAGAAAAATTTAGTCCCTTACTTAGAAGAATGAAATTATTGTTTTCTAGCTTTGGCTCATCTTTTTCCAAGCAGTATATGATGTGGTCTTATTATTTTAGTGATTTAGAAAAAAGCAAGCTGTTCCTTCCATCTTTTTCCCAAAATAAGATAATTAAACCCTCAATAAGTTTAATAAATAACTATTTAAATCATTCTAAAGATTTAAATGTAATAAATTCTATTGAATATCTTGATTTAAATATGTTTCTTGTGGATAACTTGCTTGAGTATACTGATAAAACTACAATGGCTTTTGGGCTTGAAAGCAGGGTTCCATTTTTAGATCATAGAATTGTTGAATTAAGTCTTGCAATTCCAGGAAAATATAAAGTTAGTAGTTTAAATTCAAAAATTATTTTAAAAGATACTTTTTCAGACTTGTTACCTTCTTCAATAAAAAAAATGCCAAAGAAAGGTTTTTCTGCTCCAATATATATTTGGATTGAAAAATATTTTGATTTTTATTTTGAAAAAATACTTTCAAAAAGCTACCTGGATAAACAAGGGATCATAAACTGGGATTATGTGCAAGCTTTAAGAAGAGAACACAAGTGTAAAAAAGATGATAACTCTATGAAACTCTTTAGTATAATTATGTTTGATGTTTGGTATAAGAAATATTTTAGTTAGATAATCTACATTAGAGGGAATATAAAATAGTAAATGTTAAAGGCTGTAATTGTTGGTTGTGGATCTATAGCTAATAAAAAGCACATAGGTGCATTTTTAAAATTAAAAGGCTTAGTAGAGTTAGTTGCTGTTTGTGACTTAGATGAAGAATCAGCAAGGAGAACAGCTAGTAAATTTAAAATAAAAAGTTATTATACAAATCTACAAGAAATGATTTCCAAGGAAGCACCTGACATTGTTGATATTTGTACATCACCACAAACACATGCACAACTTGTAGTTCAATCATTAGAAGGAGGAAGTAATGTTATTGTTGAAAAACCAGTTGCCTTAACAGTAAAAGATTGTGATCTAATGATAGAAACATCTTTAAGATGTAAAAGGAAGTTGGGTGTAATTCATAACCAACTATTTAATCCTGCTATTAAAGCTGCACAGAAACTTTTAAATGAAGGTGAAATTGGTACATTCCTTGGAATGGAAATCTTTCTTTCTACTCCAAGAAATTGTATGGTTTCAGTAAAGGATCATTGGGCTCATAAATTATCTGGTGGAATCTTTAATGAAACAAGTCCTCATAGTGTGTACTTAGCAAATGCTTTTCTTGAGCATATATATGATGTAAATATTTCTAGTAAGAAAATTTTTAGCCAATATCCTTGGTCTAGTTCAGAAGATTTTAGAATAATATTAAATGCTGAAAATGGAATATGTTCTATAACTCAAATATTTGGCAGCAACCAGTGGGCTGCAGATGTTAGTTTATTTGGTACAAAAGGCATATTAAAAATTGATCTTCAAACCAAATCAGTTTTTAAATATGATAGAAAGACTCTAAGTGTATTTCCATTAGGATTGTCAGTGTTAAAAGATATTTTTCAAAGCTTTAAATTAATTTTAAGTAACTGTTTAAAATATTTATTTTTCAGAAATTTAGATGCACATGAAATCGCTATTAAAGAATTTGTTGAGTGTGTAATAAATAATAAACCTTTTCTTGTTGACATTAGAGATGCTAGAGAAACTGTAAGACTAATAGAGATGCTTGTTAAAAAATTGGAGGATAAAAAACAATTTGAAGTATCATCTAGGCAACGTTCGTGATTATTTTAGGAGTAAATGCATATCACAGTGATTCATCAGCTTGTCTTTTAATTGATGGAAAGATAGTTAATGCAATAGAAGAAGAAAGATTTAAACGAATAAAACACTGGGCTGGCCTACCAATACAATCAATTTCATGGTGTTTAGCAAATGCAAATCTTACTATTCAAGATGTTGACTACATTGCAATTTCTAGAAATCCACTTGCTCATATACACAAAAAAGTTTTTCGTACTTTAACTAATTTATCAATGCATAAGTTTATAAGATCAAGGTTTGAAAATATAATCCATCTAAGTAATATTAAAAGTGAAATAGCTAAAGGATTAAATATTCATGAGTCTTTAATAAAAGCAAAAATTCAAAATATTGAACATCATATAGCACACATTGCTAGTGCTTTTTATGTATCTCCATTTGAAGAAGCTGCTTGTTTGTCTGTTGATGGATTTGGTGATTTTGTAAGTACTATGAGAGGATTAGCTACTAGTAATAAAATTAAAATATTTGACTTTGTAGAATATCCGCACTCGCTTGGAATATTTTATAGTGCACTGACTCAATATCTTGGCTTTTGGGAATATGGAGATGAGTATAAAGTAATGGGATTATCAGCATATGGTGAACCTGTTTATTTAAATGAAATGAGAGAAATCGTTAAATTACAAAGTAACGGACTTTTTAAGCTAGATACTTCTTTTTTTACTCATGATAAAGAAGGTGTAGAAATGTTTTGGAATAATGAAAAACCAGTAATTGGGAAATTATTTTCAGATAAGTTAATTAAAACTTTTGGTGAAGCAAGAAAAGAAGATATTGCAGCTTCACTTCAAGCTATGTATGAAGAAGCATTTTTTCATTTGCTTAATGATACTTATAAAAAAACTAAAGTGGATACAGTTGTTTTAGCTGGAGGTTGTCTCCAAAACTCTCTTGCAAATGGAAAAATTTATAAAAGAACTCCTTTTAAGAAAGTATATATTCCGCCAGCATCTTATGATGCTGGTACTGCTATTGGTGCAGGGATGGTAGCTTGGAATAAAAGAGGTAATACCCTAAAAAGATTTGAAATGAAACATTCATACTTTGGCCCATCTTTTAGTGAAGAAGAAATTGAGTTTGAGATTGAAAAAGTACGCAGTGAGCTAAATAAATCAGGTTTTATAGTTAAGTTTATAGCTAGTGAAGATGTTTTATGTAATAAAGTTGCTAAGCATATTGCAAGTGGAATGATAGTTGGCTGGTTTCAAGGAAAAACTGAATGGGGACCACGAGCATTAGGCAATAGAAGTATACTTGTTGATCCAAGAAAAAAAGAAATGAAAGAAATATTAAATGAAAGAATAAAAAGAAGAGAGTGGTTTCGACCTTTTGCTGCGTCAATAATTGAAGAAAAAGCAAGAGAGTGGTTTGACTACTATGAGCCGGTACCATTTATGGAGAAGGTATATTACATAAAAAAAACCAAACAAGATTTAATACCAGCAGTTTGTCACATTGATGGAACAGGAAGACTACAAACAGTTTCTTATAATTTGAATCCAAGGTATTACAAGCTTATTAAAGGATTTGATGAATTAACAGGAATCCCAATTCTTTTGAATACCTCGTTTAATGATAATGAACCTATTGTCAATTCACCTAATGAAGCTTTAAGATGTTTTTTAGCTACAAAAATGGATGTTTTAGTATTAGAAAATTTTTTAATATCTAGTAATGAATAATATTGATTGGAAAAAACAAAGTGTTTTAGTTACAGGAGGTGCTTCCTTTATTGGCTCTAATTTAGTTGATGCCTTAATTACAAGAGGTGCATCAGTACGTGTTGTTGATGACCTGTCAAGTGGAAAGCTAGAAAATATTCAAGAACATATTACAAATAAAAAAGTTGAATTTATAAATGGTGATCTAAGAGAGCAAGATATTTTAAAAAAGTCCTTTAAAGATATGGATATTGTTTTCCATTTGGCAGCAGATCATGGGGGTAGAGGTTATGTAGACTTACATCAAGCTGGTCCAGCTTCAAATTTATTTCTTGATGGCCTTGTTTTTTATGAGGCTGTTAAAGAAAAAGTCCATAAAGTTATTTATGCTTCTAGTGGTTGTGTTTATCCAAATTATATTCAGTCTGATGTTACAAAAGAAATTTATTTAACTGAGGATAAAGTTGGTCCTCCTTATGATGCTGACAATATGTACGGCTGGGCAAAACTAATGGGTGAATTAACTTTAAAAGCATATTATAAAGAATATGGCTTAAAAGCTGCTTCTTGTCGGTATTTTACAGTGTACGGCCAACGTGGTGTAGAGAATCATGCACTTCTTGCAATGATTG
The nucleotide sequence above comes from Candidatus Melainabacteria bacterium. Encoded proteins:
- a CDS encoding glycosyltransferase family 2 protein, which produces MKLPISVIVLTFNEEKNIEACLKSVKDFVEEIFVVDSFSTDKTLGIVKKYTNNIFQHEFKNYGKQRNWALKNLPIKTRWVLNLDADHRCTNELKKEVAKLFASNEVNNWDGFLISRKTIFMGKWIKHGGHYPVYQPILFKLSHGSCEEHRYNQHLYVKGKVKKIKGDIEDIVSDDLASFTFRHNRWSTDDAIDQLLGEDQVNSKTGVKQNLFGNPMERRRFFRSIYMHMPLLVKPFIYFFYRYFIKLGFLDGKEGIIFHTLQGFWYQFLVDAKIYEQKIKR
- the asnB gene encoding asparagine synthase (glutamine-hydrolyzing); this translates as MCGIVGIIGSSTIESDFNEITDLLQHRGPDDRGTVVLDKKVFLGHRRLSVIDLSLNARQPMSNEDKSIWITYNGEVYNFLELRRNLQDIGCKFKSKSDTEVILKLYETKGESCVNDLNGMFAFAVYDSRKNQIFIARDRLGIKPLYYANYNGNLVFASEIKAILATNLIPKEINWQSVYNYFSFSFVPNPATAFKNIKQLPPAHYLTFNLVKNELNIQKYWEPFSEIKNNYSYFELKERLRFYLEDSVKMQLVSDVPLGVFLSGGIDSTILAALATKHSLKKLKTFTVTFPQEELVQYDESKRAKYVSEFFNSEHLELPVESTKSEEITELISCFDQPFGNPTFYLSYLISKLTKEHVTVTLTGVGGDELFGGYSRYKVLRFAKLINSFPDLFTNVALKMCDLIPREKFSPLLRRMKLLFSSFGSSFSKQYMMWSYYFSDLEKSKLFLPSFSQNKIIKPSISLINNYLNHSKDLNVINSIEYLDLNMFLVDNLLEYTDKTTMAFGLESRVPFLDHRIVELSLAIPGKYKVSSLNSKIILKDTFSDLLPSSIKKMPKKGFSAPIYIWIEKYFDFYFEKILSKSYLDKQGIINWDYVQALRREHKCKKDDNSMKLFSIIMFDVWYKKYFS
- a CDS encoding Gfo/Idh/MocA family oxidoreductase encodes the protein MLKAVIVGCGSIANKKHIGAFLKLKGLVELVAVCDLDEESARRTASKFKIKSYYTNLQEMISKEAPDIVDICTSPQTHAQLVVQSLEGGSNVIVEKPVALTVKDCDLMIETSLRCKRKLGVIHNQLFNPAIKAAQKLLNEGEIGTFLGMEIFLSTPRNCMVSVKDHWAHKLSGGIFNETSPHSVYLANAFLEHIYDVNISSKKIFSQYPWSSSEDFRIILNAENGICSITQIFGSNQWAADVSLFGTKGILKIDLQTKSVFKYDRKTLSVFPLGLSVLKDIFQSFKLILSNCLKYLFFRNLDAHEIAIKEFVECVINNKPFLVDIRDARETVRLIEMLVKKLEDKKQFEVSSRQRS
- a CDS encoding carbamoyltransferase, whose product is MIILGVNAYHSDSSACLLIDGKIVNAIEEERFKRIKHWAGLPIQSISWCLANANLTIQDVDYIAISRNPLAHIHKKVFRTLTNLSMHKFIRSRFENIIHLSNIKSEIAKGLNIHESLIKAKIQNIEHHIAHIASAFYVSPFEEAACLSVDGFGDFVSTMRGLATSNKIKIFDFVEYPHSLGIFYSALTQYLGFWEYGDEYKVMGLSAYGEPVYLNEMREIVKLQSNGLFKLDTSFFTHDKEGVEMFWNNEKPVIGKLFSDKLIKTFGEARKEDIAASLQAMYEEAFFHLLNDTYKKTKVDTVVLAGGCLQNSLANGKIYKRTPFKKVYIPPASYDAGTAIGAGMVAWNKRGNTLKRFEMKHSYFGPSFSEEEIEFEIEKVRSELNKSGFIVKFIASEDVLCNKVAKHIASGMIVGWFQGKTEWGPRALGNRSILVDPRKKEMKEILNERIKRREWFRPFAASIIEEKAREWFDYYEPVPFMEKVYYIKKTKQDLIPAVCHIDGTGRLQTVSYNLNPRYYKLIKGFDELTGIPILLNTSFNDNEPIVNSPNEALRCFLATKMDVLVLENFLISSNE
- a CDS encoding SDR family NAD(P)-dependent oxidoreductase — translated: MNNIDWKKQSVLVTGGASFIGSNLVDALITRGASVRVVDDLSSGKLENIQEHITNKKVEFINGDLREQDILKKSFKDMDIVFHLAADHGGRGYVDLHQAGPASNLFLDGLVFYEAVKEKVHKVIYASSGCVYPNYIQSDVTKEIYLTEDKVGPPYDADNMYGWAKLMGELTLKAYYKEYGLKAASCRYFTVYGQRGVENHALLAMIARAFIKQDPFEVWGDGNQIRNWTYIDDIVSGTILACEKINDGTAINLGTMERNRVIDAVNIILEYTKHKPKIKFKPDMPTGPLNRVADNSLAKKILSWQPKIMLQEGLKKTIDWYFSTRNKNKVASNLEAILTTR